The proteins below come from a single Benincasa hispida cultivar B227 chromosome 4, ASM972705v1, whole genome shotgun sequence genomic window:
- the LOC120075599 gene encoding DEAD-box ATP-dependent RNA helicase 35 — protein MMDVQMKDEKSLEEEDDYVEYVPVAKRRAMEAQKILMHKGKASALEEELEKSRLAEAKPSLLVKASQMKRDQPEVSPTEQIVQQEKEMIEHLSDRKTLMSVRELAKGITYTEPLLTGWKPPLPIRRMPKKACDLIRKQWHIIVDGDEIPPPIKNFKDMRLPEPVLKKLKEKGIVQPTPIQVQGLPVILSGRDMIGIAFTGSGKTLVFVLPLIMIALQEEVMMPIVSGEGPFGLIICPSRELARQTYEVVEQFLLPMKEAGYPELRPLLCIGGVDMRSQIEVVKKGVHIVVATPGRLKDMLAKKKMNLDNCRYLTLDEADRLVDLGFEDDIREVFDHFKAQRQTLLFSATMPTKIQNFARSALVKPVTVNVGRAGAANLDVIQEVEYVKQEAKIVYLLECLQKTPPPVLIFCENKADVDDIHEYLLLKGVEAVAIHGGKDQEEREYAISSFKASKKDVLVATDVASKGLDFPDIQHVINYDMPAEIENYVHRIGRTGRCGKTGIATTFINKNQSETTLLDLKHLLQEAKQRIPPVLAELNDPMEDVEAITNASGVKGCAYCGGLGHRIRDCPKLEHQKSMAIASSRRDYFGSGGYRGEI, from the exons ATGATGGATGTACAAATGAAGGACGAAAAGAgcttggaagaagaagatgattacGTTGAATATGTTCCTGTGGCAAAGCGTAGAGCAATGGAAGCTCAAAAGATTCTTATGCATAAGGGTAAGGCTTCTGCCCTTGAGGAAGAGTTGGAGAAATCACGACTTGCTGAAGCCAAGCCTAGTCTCCTTGTAAAAGCATCTCAGATGAAACGTGACCAACCAGAGGTTAGTCCAACAGAGCAGATTGTTCAGCAAGAGAAGGAGATGATTGAGCACTTATCTGATCGTAAAACTCTGATGTCAGTTCGTGAACTAGCAAAAGGCATTACTTACACAGAGCCATTATTAACTGGATGGAAGCCACCATTACCTATCAGGAGGATGCCAAAAAAGGCATGTGATTTGATTAGAAAACAGTGGCACATAATAGTTGATGGCGACGAGATTCCTCCGCCTATTAAAAACTTCAAGGACATGAGACTCCCTGAACCAGTTttgaagaaattgaaagaaaaaggaatCGTGCAACCTACTCCCATTCAAGTCCAAGGTCTACCAGTGATTTTATCTGGCAGAGATATGATTGGAATTGCATTTACGGGTTCAGGAAAGACCCTAGTTTTTGTTCTTCCTTTGATAATGATTGCATTACAAGAAGAGGTCATGATGCCCATTGTTTCAGGAGAAGGACCTTTTGGTTTGATTATTTGTCCTTCAAGGGAGCTTGCTAGACAGACTTATGAAGTGGTGGAACAGTTTTTACTTCCCATGAAGGAGGCTGGATATCCAGAACTAAGGCCTTTACTTTGTATAGGTGGAGTGGATATGAGATCACAGATTGAGGTTGTGAAGAAGGGTGTTCATATTGTTGTTGCAACCCCTGGGAGGTTGAAGGATATGCTggcaaaaaagaaaatgaatctTGACAATTGCAG GTATCTTACTTTAGATGAGGCTGATAGATTAGTGGATCTGGGATTCGAAGATGATATTAGGGAAGTTTTTGATCATTTTAAGGCTCAACGCCAAACTCTATTATTTTCTGCCACAATGCCtaccaaaattcaaaattttgcaaGAAGTGCCCTAGTAAAGCCTGTGACTGTTAACGTGGGAAGAGCTGGAGCTGCGAATCTTGATGTCATCCAGGAGGTCGAGTATGTGAAACAAGAGGCAAAAATTGTTTACTTGCTTGAGTGCCTGCAGAAAACTCCACCTCCAGTCTTGATATTCTGTGAGAATAAAGCTGATGTAGACGACATTCACGAGTATTTACTCTTGAAAGGTGTTGAAGCAGTGGCAATTCATGGAGGAAAAGATCAGGAAGAGAGAGAGTATGCTATATCTTCCTTCAAGGCGAGCAAGAAAGATGTATTGGTTGCTACTGATGTTGCATCAAAGGGTTTAGATTTTCCAGACATTCAACATGTTATCAACTACGATATGCCAGCTGAAATTGAGAACTATGTCCATAGGATTGGACGGACAGGACGATGTGGTAAGACAGGAATTGCAACAACattcataaacaagaatcaaAGTGAAACAACTCTCCTTGATTTAAAACACCTTCTGCAAGAAGCAAAACAGAGAATTCCACCGGTGTTGGCCGAGCTGAATGACCCTATGGAGGACGTGGAAGCGATCACCAATGCAAGTGGTGTCAAAGGTTGTGCTTATTGTGGTGGACTTGGTCACCGTATCCGTGACTGCCCCAAGTTAGAGCACCAGAAAAGCATGGCAATTGCAAGTTCAAGAAGAGATTATTTTGGATCAGGCGGTTATAGAGGAGAAATTTGA